A genome region from Panicum virgatum strain AP13 chromosome 4K, P.virgatum_v5, whole genome shotgun sequence includes the following:
- the LOC120701831 gene encoding uncharacterized protein LOC120701831, translated as MHATSRTGSVGIRESRQDRRTCGLGRTYVVGASSRHGVGSRLQTRPIRHLVPPAGFGIVACAPGNRRRRAPIGDGSSSRADGGEKVAVSPSSSSGATPDASTDQQSDGATAPAAVVEERGRGDDAAERGCGGSPVTPAGTPGAPADVPRGCCAVYVGAERRRFVVPTAYLGAPAFRRLLEKAEEEFGFHYHGGALTIPCDTEALKHILVTDRQVLAPDADGTARTPSTRWVRSARPNAPPRWPGLLARNAVSCVLGREMLQPDVGLQAWFRHGP; from the exons ATGCACGCGACGAGCAGAACAGGGAGCGTCGGAATCCGCGAGAGCCGCCAGGACAGGAGAACGTGCGGCCTCGGCCGGACGTACGTGGTTGGCGCCTCCTCCCGGCACGGGGTAGGGAGCCGCCTTCAAACGCGGCCCATTCGCCACCTCGTCCCGCCCGCCGGGTTTGGAATCGTGGCGTGCGCTCC CGGGAATCGTCGACGTCGCGCGCCGATTGGGGACGGGAGCAGCAGccgcgccgacggcggcgagaaGGTCGCcgtctccccctcctcctcctccggtgcCACTCCCGACGCCTCGACAGATCAGCAGAGCGACGGCGCCACCGCCCCGGCCGCGGTCGTGGAGGAGCGCGGGCGCGGGGACGACGCGGCGGAGCGCGggtgcggcggctcgccggtgaCGCCCGCGGGCACCCCCGGCGCGCCGGCGGACGTGCCGCGCGGGTGCTGCGCGGTGTACGtgggcgcggagcggcggcggttcgtGGTGCCGACGGCGTACCTGGGCGCGCCGGCGTTCCGGCGGCTGCTGGAGAAGGCGGAGGAGGAGTTCGGGTTCCACTaccacggcggcgcgctcaccaTCCCCTGCGACACCGAGGCGTTGAAGCACATCCTCGTCACGGACCGCCAGGTCCTCGCCCCCGACGCCGACGGCACGGCACGTACGCCGTCAACCCGGTGGGTGCGGAGCGCGCGGCCCAACGCTCCACCTCGCTGGCCCGGCCTGCTCGCGCGGAACGCCGTGAGCTGCGTGCTGGGCCGTGAAATGCTGCAGCCTGACGTCGGCCTACAGGCCTGGTTCCGCCACGGCCCATGA